Part of the Nycticebus coucang isolate mNycCou1 chromosome 22, mNycCou1.pri, whole genome shotgun sequence genome, ccattggagggctggactatagtttaaaaaaaaaactatgaacaaattctgcacatatcttattttgaagtaaaaaaacaaaatgggagcaaatacaatcacaccgcctcatgtggcctgcaggccacagtttgaggacccctgtgaccacagcactctatttataagggtagcaaagtgagactctgtttcaaaaaaattttaaataaaaaaataaactgactatggttagaatatttttctttttctttctttttttttttttttttggagataggggaTCACTCTtaccacccaggctggagtgcagtggcatgatcgtagctcactataactttgaactcctaggcttaagtgatcttcctgcttcagcctcccaagtaactgggattacaggtatgtcccacgacacctggctaatttttctatttttagtaaaaacagagtctcactattgcttaggcgggacttgaactcctgaagtcaagcagtccacttgccttagcttctcagagtattaggattacaggcatgagctgctgtgcACGGCTGTtagcaaaatttttaaagattgtaaGAAACACATAGAATTTACCATCTTAGCTATTTCAAGCATGCAGTTTAGTagtgttaaatatattcacattattgtgcaacagatctctagaatttttcatcttgcaaaacaaaGTCTGTACCCATTCTTTTgcagattttataaaaacatgtaaACCATGCAAGGGATGGGTCCTAAGTCTTAAACTTCATGAGCTTCATGATAAATACTGTCCTGCTGAGGGCAGATTAGAATCTTCTCAAAGTTCCCCAGGACCTAGCCTTGGACATTGTACACAGTAAGAAATCAAGGTTGCATCAAATGTCAGCTCCAGAGGGGAGAAGCATTAGAGAGTATATGATCCAGAAGTCTTAACCTTCTCATGGAGTCCTGGGATTTTTGAGGAGGTGTTTCAGGGGCTTCTATTGGGGGCTGCTGTAGCTCTTCCCCTGCTCCACTTGAAACAATGGAGGACCTTtgtttaaataataatagtaatgaaatTAATAGTCATCAAATTGACATGTATTAGGCACTCCACTATGTGATAGACACCATTCTATAAGTACCTCCTTGTAttgagttactttttttttttttttcgtagagacagagtctcactttatggccctcggtagagtgccgtggcctcacacagctcacagcaacctccaactcctgggcttaagtgattctcttgcctcagcctcccaagtagctgggactacaggtgcccgccacaacgcccggcttttttttttttgttgcagtttggccggggccgggtttgaaccctccaccctcggtatatggggccggcgccttaccgactgagccacaggcgctgccctgtattgAGTTACTTAATCCTTACAGTGTAACTGTGTAGTTGGAACTAtcattattccattttacagaggaagataCTGAGGCTTGAAAAGCTTCTGGTTTATATATGTATTAAGGTTCCATGTAAGATAACCGAAAAAAAATTGTTCTACTAATAATGTGTTTTGAAAAAGCCTGAATTAGTCCAAGCTCTTTATTTTACGTATGGAGAAGTAAGACCCACAAAAATGGAGCTCATTTGCTCAATGACAtacatttattcttctttattctggattcctgctatgtgccaggcacagtgctataGCCTAAGGGTTCAGAGGTCAGCAAGATACTCATGGAACATTATTttattctgtcactcaggctgaagtGTAGTGACTCAATCACAACTCActgtagcctcgaactcctgggctcaggtatcctcctccctcagccgcctgaatagctgggactataggcatgagccaccatgcatggatGGAACATAATCTTAGTGGGAGCCATTGGAGGTATATACAACAAGAAATCAATATGGGCAATaattccagagtgctgagatggTAAATTGAGGGAGATGTAATTGAATGACAAGGAGGGAGAGGGCTAATTTAGATCGAAAGATGGTCAGAGAAGCCTGGTGTGTGGAGGTAACATGTGAGCCACAGCCTGAGGACCTAAAGAAGCCAGCCATGGACCACTATGAGAGAAGAGCACTCCAGGCAAAGGGCACTGTGAGTGCAAAGGCCTCGAGCAGACTCTTGGTCCACTTGCTGCCTCTGTAGGCCCTCCCTGGGAGAGAGGCTCCTTGGTGTCTTGGACCAACCTCAAGCTCAGTCCCTAAGGTGCCAACATATTTAGAAAGGGAGCAGCTCTCTCAGGCTGTGGCTTGCCCAGAGCCCTGTGGCTAACCCGGATCTGAGTTGCCTGGTTCCTGTCTGGCAGGGTATAAGCAGACATCCTCCCTGCCTTCTGTCTCTAGGCTCTAGCCCTGGCCCCAAATCTCCATAGCAACCCCTAGACACAATTCTGATCCAAAGGAGGAAGATCTGGAACAGAAAGCGCAAAGACCATAGTGAAGAGACCATAGGAGCTGGCAGACTTGCCTCTCCAGCTCCTTGTATCTCCCCAGAGACCCCAAATTGAAGATTCCGTGGGTCTGCACCATTGGTGGGCATAGCAGAGCCTGGATGGAGGCTCATCTTTGGCAGCTGCCCCAAAGGCTGCTCCTGCTGGGGGCAGCTGCCCTGACTGTGTCTGCTTTGGAGACAGGTGAGTATGAGGGGGCTTGGCTGGGGCACCCAGGAGGCTCGGGCCCCCACCACCCTGACAGACTGTATTTGTCTAATCAGAAGTTACTCTGATAGGCCAGGACATTTGAGGTAGAGGAGGCTGGAAAACCCTCTGGAAGGCTAGGGGTCTAGGGATGGTCAGGACAGCCCTCAGGTCTTAACAATGGAAAATACTGTGGGCTTTGGAGTCACACAGCCCTGCCTTCACACACTCTGCCACTTCCTACATTTGTACCCTTGAGTTTATTAGTTCAATTATTAGTTTCTTCAGCAGTAAAATGAGAGTAATAATAGCCCCTTGCCCTGTAAGGGATGATTATTAGTGTACATATAAGATGAAATAGACCAGGCAAGACGCTTAGTGCTCACTTGACTCACTCTGTAAACCCCTCTGTTACCCCATATGTCTCCACGGTGGGCTCTGGCTTTAATAGGTCTGCACAAATACGGGAAAATATTCTCACATCTTGAGCTGTGATGGAGTTCTCCACAGACCCACATTCTGGATGATCCTGAGTACCCAATAGTACCCCTACCTTGCCCAGAAAACTTACCTCCTCTTCTCTGTCCTTAAAAccatcaaagctactttgagcaCTTACACTttctcttatttaatcctcacaaccaccttGTAGTACTAAGGATATTTTGGGCTATAAGTAACAAATACCAAACTAAATGGACCTTAATCCCTACGGCATTTATTATTTCACCTAAGAAGCACGGCCATAGGTGATTCCAGAGAACGTTAATTCAGCAGCTCAGCTAcatcatttctgtttctctgtaatGCTCACGACCTCACCCTCTGGAGATGGCTGCTGCAGCACTGGATATCTCATCCTCGGTCACAGCTTTCAAAAGCAGGCTCATCAGCAGACAGCTCTCCACACacacttccttttattttattttattttttgacagattCTCACCCTCTGtttctcaggctagagtgccatagcataagcctagctcacagcaacctcaaactcctgggtccaaatgatccttctgcctcagcctccctagtagctaggactacaggcgcctgccatagtgCCTagcaggtttttctatttttagtagagatggggttttgctcttgctcaggctggtctcaaagtcctgagctcaagggatcctcttggctcaaacttccagagtcctaggatttacaggtgtgtgccactgccaGCTCCCTTCAGCCCccttccccctcttttttttggTCTGGGAGGAATACTTAGCTAGGAACTCCCAGCAGACCTCTTGTTAAATCTCATCAGCCTGAACCACTGGGTCACACATCAATCCCTAAACCTGACAGATAAATTAGGATTACAAGGCTTCTTTTAGCAAGAAGAAACAAGGAATGGCTCTTGGGTGGGCAAGAACCCAAATGTGTCTACTCCATCCTTGAATAAGAGAGAACAGGCAgtcctcaagttacaaacatccaacttaggTACAACTCACACAAACGGGGGCTATTACTGAAGTAGTAGCCAACACTTCTGTAACACTGATTaaatgccaggcactgtactaaggCCTGTACACCTATCTGTCTACAATACTTTATTTGCAATTCTAAAATACAAAGAGCTCCGAAAACCAAAATTTGTTCTTGACTAATTTATTGGTAACACTTGACCTGAACTGAGAGGAGATTATCGTCTTTATTTACCTCCCCAAGGATAAGTGTGCAGACAATCGATGTCTAGACAATGTGTTTCATCTTGGAGAGTCTCTGTGGACTCTCTTTGGGGCTGCAATACAatatgctgtgtgtgtgtatatataatatgtacatatCCTCTTTCTAAAATCGGAAAATTCTGAAACACATCTTAGGTCTTTTGAATAGGATTGTGGatttgaataaaatgaaactcatttAATTGTCATAAAAATTCTGAGATTGCTTGACATCTCTGTTGATccatgaggaaacagaggctcagagagggagagagacttgcTTGGGGATCACACAGGGGGCAGAGACAGGTTTGGGATCTCGCTGTGTAGCTCCAGGGTCCGTGGTTTTCTCTGCAGCCGACCTGGTGGCCCTGTGCGGGCAGACGTGGCAGGGGGACGGGCTGCTGCTGCGCTCGCATTCTGCGTCCCGCAGATTCTACTTCGTGGTTCCCGACACCGACTGCGGGCTCTGGCTAGAGGCGGCGGCCCCTGGCGACAGGATCCGCTTCCAGTTCCGCTTCTTCCTGGTCTACAGCCTGACCCCAGCGTCCCCGCCGCCCCCGGCACCCAGCCCTTCGGCCGACCCCTGCGCCCCCGGCTCCTTCCTGCAGTTCTACGAGGGCCCGCCGGGGGCGCCCCGGGTCCTGGGGGCCCCTGTTTGTGGCCTGACCATCCCCGTCCCCGTGGCGTCCTCTGGACCTTTCCTAGGACTGCGCCTGGTCACTAGAGGTCGCCAGCCTCGCGTGGACTTCGTGGGCGAAGTCACCTCTTTCCGGTTAGGTGAGTTGAAGCTGAGGGTCAGGACAAGGCCACAGTGGGGGTGCGGCACAGGGGCTGGTAGTCGAGGAATGGGGGGCACAGGGAGCTGGGAAGTGGGGGAGAGGCTGGGGCCTCAGAGTGGAGGGATGATGACTGCTGGAGGGACCCAGTAAGGGACAGGTGTTCCAAGCCCAAAGAGCCACCCCCATAAATCTGGCTACCATGGATATGCAGGCCAGGATGCCCtggtgttcacacacacacacacacacacacacacattcacacatgtacacacctcACTCTGACatccacacactcacacacacgtcCACATAACCCACAaccttgtacacacacacacacacccctcacatGCTCTCACACgctgcacactcacacacaattCACATCACATACAGCTCATGTACACACAGTACCACCTTGCACACCTACACACAACACACTATCAAGTTCATAAGGGCTCCTCAGTCCCAGGTCAGTCCTTCAGGTGTTTGCAGAAGGGCATGGTTAGGACACTCACGACTGTAGGTAACAGCAGCCCCCTTAGCAAGGAGAGGGAACCTTGGGAACTGAAATGAATCCTACTTGCTTATTAAGCATGGCCTTTTGGTCCTTTGCACACAACATCTCATCTGTGCCTCTCAGCAGTTCTACTAGGTCAGCATTCATACTATGTTCACATTGGGGAAACAAGCTCCCAGAGGTTAAGGGCCCAAGGCCTCTCAGCTGGTAAGCATAGTGGCTGGACTTTAATGCTAGTGTGTCCTGCGGCTGAATTGAGTTCAAGGCTTTAGCTCCAGGGAGTTCCCCTAGAACTGGAGCCACTTGGTGGTGTCACAGAAGAGGCTGTCTCCAGTGATGGCAAATAGATGAACTTCCAAAGCCCAGAAGATTCCAAAACAATGGAGAAGTCTTATCGTGATCCCTGGCAGAATATTCAGAATGGAGATTTATACATGAGGTTGTGAGCTATTTAAGGCAATAACATGGGGGTCTCTGAGAGCCAACATAGGTTCACCAAGAACTAGACCTTGGAGCACTAGGCCTTGGACAGGCCTTTAGCACTGAGCTGGCTGGAGAGCTTCCATTCCAACGACTTTGTCTCTTTAGTCAAGTTTCACCCTTCTACCCTGGAATAGTGCATGGTCTGAAGTTTGGATTTTagattctctttctttcccctatTAGAGTCTGTGGCTCTGAAATAAACTATAGGAAATTTGTACCCAAAACCATTGGGCCATAACTGATGGTGCCTGGGGTCCCCTTCTCTGGGTGCTGTAGGCTATAGCATGCCAAGATTTCTATCATATTGCTTTCCAAACATTTTCACTACCTGATTAGAAATCACTGCCAACTTTCCTCctgtcctttcttcctctttctctacgTGGCTTTGGGCTCCGGTGAGGTGCAGTTGTCAGCCCGGGAGGCCAAGAGTGTTGCAGCTTCTCTGTGTTTAGCGGGATGGCCCTCCAAAAGGAAAGTGGCAGTGATGAAGCCCTCTTGTAACTCTGGCTTCCTTGAATCCTTTCAATGAGGGAAGGTTCACTACACATCCTCAGGCCATATGCAGTCTGTCAGTCACATCTACAGGCATACCCTGCCTGTCTTATGCATGCACTTAGGACTCCCTGTATGTTACCATGTGAATGTCTGTGTTTTTTCTCTCATAGACACTCACTTTTACACCTacatgcctttatttatttatttatttaagacagagtctcaagctgtcaccgtggctagagtgccatggtgtcatcatagctcacagcaacttcaaactctttggctcaagtgatcctcttgcctcagcttttctgtttttagtagagacagggtctcactcttgctcaagctatcttgatcttgctcaggcaggtcttgaacatcaagcaatccaccgtcttggcctcccagagtgctagaattacaggtgtgagccaccacacccagcctatttgatagggtctcactctgttgcccaggctggagtgcagtagagtgatcatagctcactgcaacttcaaactccagggctcaagtgatcctccttatGATAGGACCCTTCCTCCCAGGAGACACTCATCCACATTTTTGTCCGTGATAACAGCTCTCTCCACCCACACCTTCCACATCCTCACTATAGGGACACATGCCTTGATCCACAATCCTCATCTCAGGATTCCCTCTTCCACCTCAGGATCTTGTGGTGCCTACTTCCGCTGTGGGAATGGCAGATGCATCCCTCCGAGCCTGGTGTGTGATCACTGGGGCATGGACAACTGTGGCGATGGCAGTGACCAGAGCTCTTGGCCACCAGCTGACTGTGGAGGTCAGTGACGGATGAAGCCTGGGTCCTGCTGAACAGCCAGGAGGGAAGCCTGGCCCCAGTACCCTTTCCCTGCAGCGCCGCCTTACAGGagaggtgggaggcagaggcacagcaggagggaggaaggtggccTAAGGGTCAAACCAGTTAGAGCCAGAAGGATGCTGGAGATCATCTGATCCAGCTGTTTGCAAATGATGGTTTAGTAGTGGAAACTTCCTAAAAGGGGCCTGGCAGAAGTCCAAGATATCAAAAGGGGAGATCTTCTGCTAAACTGGACATGGGGGGACTCGGGCCTTGGCTGACTGATGCCTCTTTGGGGGCTCTAAATATCACCCTCAAAATGTACTTTAATCCAGTCTGACTtctgcattttacaaatggggaaactaaAGTCCAGAGAGAGGAAATGGTGGGGGAGCAGTAGAAATCACCTAGGAATAATCTATTCCTGGGGGTCTAGAGCTGTTCTACCCACCGACTCTTCCCCAATTAGAAGTGGGacagaggggcagtgcctgtggctcagaggagtagagcactggccccatatgctggaggtggcaggttcaaacccagccctggccaaaacctgcaaaagaccaaaaaaaaaaaaaagtcaggagttcaagaccaacctggacaacagaatgagctCCCTGTCCCCACAGAAGTGGGACAGAGGCAGGGCTACCACGTGCAGTTGAACAGGTTGTTCGTTGCACAAAAGCATCTGACTGTCCTGAAACTCAccacgttgcccaggctggttgcaaactcctggcctcaagcgatcctcctgtcttggcctcccaaagtgctgggattacaggcatgaaccactgtgcccagtccgGATCCAGGATTTAGTTTTTGTGTCTCTTTCGGCTCCACTCAGCTGTGCCAGTTTCTCAggatttccttgtttttgataccttgacagttttttttttttaaagacatagtctcactcactttgtcaccttcagtagagtgccgtggcgtcacagcttacctccagctcttgggcttaggtcattctcttgcctcagcctcccgagtagctgggactacaggttcctgccacacacacagctatttttgttgttgttgttgttgtagtttggccgggccgggttcgaactctccaccctcggtatagggggccggcaccctactcactgagctacaggcaccgcctgataccttgacagtttttttttttttttttttttgcactttttggccgtggctgggtttgaacctgccacctccagctatGGGGCCGGAGGCCCCAGCGCCACCATattttgacagttttgaggagtactgCTCAGGTATTTTGTAGGCTTCCCCACTATTGGAATTGGCCTGATACTTTTCTCATGATGAGGCTGTAGTTACAGGTTATTGGAAAACCACAGAGGTGAAGTACCACTTTTATCACATCATATCCAACATGCATACAACTTGGCTTACATCTATTGATGTTGATCTTAGTCACCTGGCTAAGGCCCTgtttgtcaggtttctccactgtTACTTTCTGCCTCCTGTATCCATACCATACTCTTTGGAAGTCACTATGTTCAGCCCACACTTGGGTAGGAAGTTATGAGTTATGATTTCCTACCAAAGGAGCCTTTTAAAAGATTAAGTCAGATCATCACTCCTGTGCTCAAACCCTCCACTAACTTCTCATCTCAGAGAAAGGGAAGCCTCCCAGGGGCCCCAAGTCGTGCAAGAGTGGGCCCCGCCCCTTAGGGCCCTGCCTCCTTTCACCAGCCCCGCCCCAAGCCCCGCCTTCTCCCACTGCCTCAGCACCTCTGCACTGGCCCCCTCGCGGGACCTTCCACACTCCAGCCTTGTCCTGCCTTCTGAGCTTTGCACTAGCCATTTCCTCCACCAGGAAGGCTTTCCTTTAGAGATATGCATGCTCATGCCTTTGCCTCCTGGCAGATCTCTGCTTAACTATCACCGTAAGTTCTTTCCCAACTGCTTTATATAGagagggtgtccataaagttcatgtgcaatttaaaaagtaAGCCCACACGGTAACCGTGTCTActtacagatgaatggctaaacaaaatgtggtctctCCATACAATGGAgctttgaaaaggaaggaaattctcacCCAAGTGACCatatagatgaaccttgaggacatgcTAAATGAAAATAAGCCAGTTaccaaaggacaaatactgtatgattccatttatatgaggtacctagcgTAGCCAAAGGTAGAACTCTGGTCACCAGGGGCTGGAGAGTTTTGTTTAATGGATATGGAGTTTTAGTTTGGGAAgataaagttctggagatggatggtggtgatggttgcacaacagtgtgaatgtacttagGGCCACTGAACTGTCTGCTTAAACATGTTTAAAATGGTAATTGCTGTATGCATTTTACCACAATCAAAAAGATAGCAAGCCTGCCCCAGCCAACATGTCTCCCTTCTCTGCTTACTTTCTTTCTATAGCACCTGTCTGCCTTtgacatatgctttttttttttttttttgagacagagtctcactttgttgccctaggtagagtgccatggcatcatagctcacagcaacctcaaattcttgggctcaagcaatcctcttgcctcagcctcctgagtaactgggactacaggtgcctgctacaacaccttgttatttttagagataggatcttgctcaggctggtctcggactcctaagctcaagagatccacctgccttagcctcccagagagctaggattacaggcatgagtcaccgtgtCCTACTTGACATATGCTATATTAATGTGTTTTGTGTCTTCTGCACTAAACTGCTAGTTTTATGAAGACTTTTTTGCTTGTTAGTTGCTTATTTTTGCTTAGTTGTCTCCCTAATCACTAGAGCAATGTCTGAGGTAGAGAGGCAATGCTCAAGAAATACTGGTCAGATGAGTGGAAGAGTGAACTtgtctatgcctcagtttcctgatctgtgaAATAGGGAGGATAAACCTAACCTGTCAGAGTTGTTATAAACTGTAAGTGAAATAGTGCAGGtaggctggtcatggtggctcacgcttatcctagcactatgggaggctgaggtggttgggttggttgagcttaggagtttgagaccaccctgaccAAAAGCAAGTGAGAgtccatctctactcaaaatagaaaaattaactgggcattgtggcgggcccctacagtcccagctactggggaggctgaggcaagcgaatctcttgaacccaggagtttgaggttgctgtgagctgtgacactagtgCTTTACTCAGGGAATCTCtgtctcagggggaaaaaaaaagaaagaaatactgcaGGGCCCAGCACCTAGcatgacttaacctctctgtaaaatggaaatactaaTAGTGACAAACTCAGAGAAGTCTTATGAGGGTTAAATGAAACACAGAGATGCCCCAGAAAGGGTGGTTCTCTGTGCGTGTGCTGTTGTTTTCCACTGCAGGTCCCTCTCTGGTGGCCAGCCAGACTGCAAGTACGGATGCCGACACCTCCAAGGCCCTGACTCTCTCCCCGCCTTTTGGGTCTGCAGGCCCCCTCTGGATTGCAACTAAGAGGAGCCCCCCAGCAGGCAGGGACCCAGTACAACAGAATGTAACTTCAGAAGGCAGGTGGCTTTTGGTTATAACCCCCTCCTACACATGTCCCTCACCAGGTGATGGGAATGGGaacagcaggcccaggctgaggccTGAGCGGACCCTCTCTTCCTGCAGGCCCCCATCTCTGGGGGGTGGCCCTGGCTTCCTCGCTGCTCCTGGCCTCCACTGGCCTCCTTGTGTGTTTCCTCTGGTGCTGCTGTCGCCCCGGCTGGTTGGATTGGCAACGGCAGCCGGGTCCCTATGACCTCTGCCTCAGCTGTGGCGCAGCCTGCACCACCTGCTACATGTATCCTGGCCAGGTCGCCCCTGGGGGGCTGCAGCTGAGTGGACCAGCCTTCCAGGATCAGGGAGGCCACCCCTAGAAAGAACTGTGTGCATCAGAGGAAGGAGGCTATGGGGTAAGACAGACCCTGGGTCCTAATCCCCAGTTGGCTGTCTGACCTTGGATAGGTCACCTAACCCTCTGAGACTCAGTTGCAGACTGAGGACAATTGCTGCCTCACAGGGCCACTAAGGGACATGGGAGGTAACTTGTCACAGCAAACCCTGCAGGTCAGGTGGTGGCTGGCATTGTGCTGGGCCAGGGAATGG contains:
- the LDLRAD2 gene encoding low-density lipoprotein receptor class A domain-containing protein 2 isoform X2, with translation MEAHLWQLPQRLLLLGAAALTVSALETADLVALCGQTWQGDGLLLRSHSASRRFYFVVPDTDCGLWLEAAAPGDRIRFQFRFFLVYSLTPASPPPPAPSPSADPCAPGSFLQFYEGPPGAPRVLGAPVCGLTIPVPVASSGPFLGLRLVTRGRQPRVDFVGEVTSFRLGSCGAYFRCGNGRCIPPSLVCDHWGMDNCGDGSDQSSWPPADCGGPSLVASQTASTDADTSKALTLSPPFGSAGPLWIATKRSPPAGRDPVQQNVTSEGRWLLVITPSYTCPSPGDGNGNSRPRLRPERTLSSCRPPSLGGGPGFLAAPGLHWPPCVFPLVLLSPRLVGLATAAGSL
- the LDLRAD2 gene encoding low-density lipoprotein receptor class A domain-containing protein 2 isoform X3, which translates into the protein MEAHLWQLPQRLLLLGAAALTVSALETAPGSVVFSAADLVALCGQTWQGDGLLLRSHSASRRFYFVVPDTDCGLWLEAAAPGDRIRFQFRFFLVYSLTPASPPPPAPSPSADPCAPGSFLQFYEGPPGAPRVLGAPVCGLTIPVPVASSGPFLGLRLVTRGRQPRVDFVGEVTSFRLGSCGAYFRCGNGRCIPPSLVCDHWGMDNCGDGSDQSSWPPADCGGPLWIATKRSPPAGRDPVQQNVTSEGRWLLVITPSYTCPSPGDGNGNSRPRLRPERTLSSCRPPSLGGGPGFLAAPGLHWPPCVFPLVLLSPRLVGLATAAGSL
- the LDLRAD2 gene encoding low-density lipoprotein receptor class A domain-containing protein 2 isoform X1, encoding MEAHLWQLPQRLLLLGAAALTVSALETAPGSVVFSAADLVALCGQTWQGDGLLLRSHSASRRFYFVVPDTDCGLWLEAAAPGDRIRFQFRFFLVYSLTPASPPPPAPSPSADPCAPGSFLQFYEGPPGAPRVLGAPVCGLTIPVPVASSGPFLGLRLVTRGRQPRVDFVGEVTSFRLGSCGAYFRCGNGRCIPPSLVCDHWGMDNCGDGSDQSSWPPADCGGPSLVASQTASTDADTSKALTLSPPFGSAGPLWIATKRSPPAGRDPVQQNVTSEGRWLLVITPSYTCPSPGDGNGNSRPRLRPERTLSSCRPPSLGGGPGFLAAPGLHWPPCVFPLVLLSPRLVGLATAAGSL